A genomic stretch from Streptococcus oralis includes:
- a CDS encoding YbaB/EbfC family nucleoid-associated protein encodes MMNMQNMMRQAQKLQKQMEQSQAELAAMQFVGKSAQDLVQATLTGDKKVVSIDFSPAVVDPEDLETLSDMTVQAINAALEQIDETTKKKLGAFAGKLPF; translated from the coding sequence ATGATGAACATGCAAAACATGATGCGCCAAGCACAAAAACTTCAAAAACAAATGGAACAAAGTCAAGCAGAACTCGCTGCTATGCAATTTGTTGGAAAATCTGCTCAAGACCTTGTCCAAGCGACCTTAACTGGAGATAAGAAAGTTGTTAGTATTGACTTCAGTCCAGCAGTTGTAGATCCAGAAGACCTAGAAACCTTGTCTGATATGACCGTTCAAGCCATCAACGCTGCTCTAGAACAAATCGACGAAACGACTAAGAAAAAACTAGGTGCTTTCGCTGGAAAATTACCATTCTAA
- the cas6 gene encoding CRISPR-associated endoribonuclease Cas6 → MKLLIELQKIDQFILPVNYNYLLQSMIYNLLKNKEDLSAQLHEIGHQFEDKHFKLFTFSLLQGQYKMRGKRIEFLDKVRFEIRTIDQSILFTIAEALSNLDELRIGRNLVKILNVKIEQKKLMGTSYKIRMISPLVVRSTDPETKKTLYYNPFDTEFKSRIMENLERKYQAYYHKVPTGRFDIEPINFSLKNKFVTKYKDYLITGWKGEFEIRGDAEVLDFLYQVGLGEKNSMGFGMFVIEE, encoded by the coding sequence ATGAAATTATTAATTGAACTGCAAAAAATTGATCAGTTTATCTTGCCAGTAAACTATAATTACCTTCTTCAATCGATGATTTATAATTTATTGAAAAATAAGGAAGACTTGTCTGCGCAACTTCATGAGATAGGTCATCAGTTTGAGGACAAACATTTTAAGCTTTTTACATTTTCACTATTGCAAGGTCAATATAAAATGCGAGGAAAACGAATAGAGTTTCTTGATAAGGTGCGTTTTGAAATTAGAACGATTGATCAATCCATTTTATTCACTATTGCAGAGGCTTTGTCAAATCTAGATGAATTGCGAATTGGTCGAAACCTTGTAAAAATTTTAAATGTAAAAATTGAACAGAAGAAATTAATGGGGACTTCTTATAAGATTCGGATGATTTCTCCCTTGGTGGTTCGTTCTACAGATCCTGAGACTAAAAAAACATTGTATTACAATCCATTTGATACGGAATTTAAGAGCAGAATCATGGAGAATCTTGAGAGAAAATATCAAGCTTATTATCATAAAGTACCGACAGGTAGATTTGATATAGAGCCGATAAATTTTTCTTTAAAAAATAAATTTGTTACCAAATACAAAGACTATCTCATAACGGGTTGGAAAGGAGAATTTGAGATAAGAGGAGATGCGGAGGTGTTGGATTTCCTCTATCAAGTTGGACTTGGTGAGAAGAATTCGATGGGATTCGGAATGTTTGTGATTGAAGAATAG
- the cas10 gene encoding type III-B CRISPR-associated protein Cas10/Cmr2, with protein sequence MKYVGITIGPIFKTIGEAISPAGLWFGSYFFSTVTKKLCEKLVEIPTVKIFSPFYDSDSNQNPQEDGIGRYHDRILFSVDGNTVTEEALQNIISEAKKEMAEKFGLFNTKDFSIFVDNYLRIDFVILNEKTIEIIGKSEKAGNNIAIILNDALDALELMAAGKGRTDMNLFASFFAGKKGNRNIYIKESKLFTGTKPNSQLVIKHPDRDSDLKSIEDIALSRKKEENSSEEIPDGEVTPTRSEYYAVVNSDGDKVGTLLKALCKDVEISEQSDRINIFSRACLDYAGEAAKLVGKYGGMTIYAGGDDLLFIAPVHSLLSLCSELDEMFKKTLKKGLEEVDLPDDSINVSLSFGVAVQYVKYPLYEALERARVQLYKAKESCGNRLGIELVKHSGKTVQLMVENEKLDVIDHLINYRATTNDQALESVLYNLQDTEIIFKLLFEKTAQNAFDLQEYKTRFLNNFNNPNQLAYHDYLGKIAKCFYDNYLKEYHKPVTKVKVDGVCTKRNISIGEYYTKELQAILFLVKFWQGGK encoded by the coding sequence ATGAAATATGTAGGTATAACAATCGGTCCGATTTTTAAAACTATTGGAGAGGCAATCTCTCCGGCAGGTTTGTGGTTCGGCAGTTATTTTTTCTCAACGGTGACAAAGAAACTCTGTGAAAAGCTTGTTGAGATTCCAACTGTTAAGATTTTTTCACCGTTTTATGATTCTGATAGTAATCAAAACCCACAAGAAGATGGTATTGGTCGTTACCATGATCGGATTTTGTTTTCAGTTGATGGTAATACAGTAACTGAGGAAGCATTGCAGAATATAATTTCAGAAGCGAAGAAGGAAATGGCTGAGAAATTCGGACTGTTTAATACAAAGGATTTTAGTATTTTTGTCGATAACTATCTGAGAATTGATTTTGTTATTCTTAATGAAAAAACTATCGAAATTATAGGAAAAAGTGAAAAAGCTGGAAATAATATAGCTATAATACTGAATGATGCTTTGGATGCATTGGAGCTGATGGCAGCGGGTAAGGGGAGAACAGATATGAACTTATTTGCTTCGTTCTTTGCAGGCAAGAAAGGCAATCGGAATATCTATATTAAAGAAAGTAAGCTATTTACAGGTACCAAACCAAATAGTCAGTTGGTTATAAAACATCCAGATCGTGATTCTGATTTAAAATCAATTGAAGACATTGCTCTATCTCGAAAGAAAGAGGAAAACTCTTCTGAAGAGATTCCTGATGGTGAGGTAACACCGACCAGAAGCGAATACTACGCAGTCGTTAATTCAGATGGGGATAAGGTCGGAACTCTTTTGAAAGCTTTATGTAAAGATGTAGAAATCTCTGAACAGTCTGATAGAATAAACATTTTTTCGAGGGCTTGTTTAGACTATGCTGGTGAAGCGGCTAAACTTGTCGGAAAATATGGGGGGATGACGATTTATGCTGGTGGGGATGATTTACTGTTTATTGCTCCTGTTCATTCTCTTTTATCCTTATGTAGTGAATTGGACGAAATGTTCAAAAAAACATTGAAAAAAGGTCTGGAAGAAGTAGATCTGCCAGATGATAGCATCAATGTCAGCTTGTCTTTTGGTGTTGCTGTTCAGTATGTCAAATATCCTCTATATGAAGCGCTGGAAAGAGCTAGAGTTCAACTTTATAAGGCTAAAGAAAGTTGCGGTAATCGTCTGGGGATAGAGTTAGTCAAGCACAGTGGGAAAACTGTTCAATTGATGGTAGAAAACGAGAAGTTGGATGTCATTGATCATCTGATAAACTATCGAGCGACTACGAACGATCAAGCACTGGAATCGGTTCTCTATAATCTGCAAGATACAGAAATTATTTTTAAGTTGTTATTTGAGAAGACCGCACAGAATGCATTTGACCTTCAAGAATATAAAACCAGATTTTTAAATAACTTTAACAATCCTAACCAGTTGGCCTATCATGACTATCTGGGAAAAATAGCTAAATGTTTCTATGACAACTATTTGAAAGAGTATCATAAGCCAGTTACGAAAGTAAAGGTTGATGGGGTTTGTACAAAACGAAACATAAGTATAGGGGAATACTATACCAAGGAGTTGCAGGCTATTTTATTTTTGGTAAAGTTTTGGCAGGGAGGTAAGTGA
- a CDS encoding RAMP superfamily CRISPR-associated protein, whose amino-acid sequence MKAKIFVIECLTNLHVGNGDVNFNIIDNEVERDVVTGFPTINSSGVKGALRAFFEENDLSNIDEIFGSESSKITTSGALKFLSANLLALPIRSISGEDKPYSIHAPKTACEDFKKMLKNLQLEDVSIEDIKGGDEVITLDADNSCFEKYGLPVIARNSVGEQTNLWYEEVVPHKSIFYFAVVASTNESENLLEIFTDSVREKIIQFGANASVGYGLCKVIKVISGNEEGANNGQEQN is encoded by the coding sequence ATGAAAGCAAAAATTTTTGTCATTGAATGTTTAACAAATTTGCATGTAGGAAATGGAGATGTTAATTTTAACATCATTGATAACGAAGTGGAGCGCGATGTTGTGACGGGATTTCCGACGATTAACTCCTCAGGCGTTAAAGGTGCTCTGAGGGCCTTCTTTGAAGAAAACGACTTGTCGAACATTGATGAAATATTCGGTTCGGAAAGTAGTAAGATTACTACTTCAGGCGCATTAAAATTTCTTAGCGCGAATCTACTAGCCCTGCCAATTCGTTCGATAAGTGGTGAGGATAAGCCTTATTCAATACATGCTCCGAAAACAGCTTGTGAAGATTTCAAGAAAATGCTTAAAAATTTGCAATTAGAAGATGTTTCAATAGAAGATATAAAGGGTGGAGATGAGGTGATAACTCTAGACGCAGATAATTCTTGCTTTGAAAAATATGGTTTACCAGTAATTGCTCGAAATAGTGTCGGAGAACAAACTAATTTGTGGTATGAGGAGGTTGTGCCCCACAAATCGATTTTCTATTTTGCAGTGGTGGCTTCAACCAATGAGTCAGAAAACCTTTTAGAGATTTTTACAGATTCGGTGAGAGAGAAAATCATCCAGTTTGGTGCAAATGCTTCTGTAGGTTATGGACTTTGCAAGGTTATTAAAGTGATTTCAGGAAATGAAGAAGGAGCAAACAATGGACAAGAACAGAATTAA
- a CDS encoding type III-B CRISPR module-associated protein Cmr5: MDKNRINRLLPIAVEVIEKELTEPIPNEFRGYIASFGAAITMGSLSAAVAYYSAKSKNAKEDRTKLPVMILEVLKKENTDITATTLFEYVTAFKNDNESFAIKEDVLHAAIAIKLGLNLFEIESKDEKAKEDEKNGG; this comes from the coding sequence ATGGACAAGAACAGAATTAATCGGTTGCTTCCTATTGCTGTTGAGGTGATTGAAAAGGAGCTTACGGAGCCAATTCCAAATGAGTTTAGAGGCTATATTGCTTCTTTTGGAGCTGCTATTACAATGGGAAGCCTCTCAGCAGCAGTTGCCTACTATTCGGCTAAATCAAAAAATGCCAAAGAAGATCGTACCAAGCTACCTGTCATGATTTTGGAAGTTTTGAAGAAAGAAAACACAGATATTACGGCTACCACCTTGTTTGAGTATGTGACAGCGTTCAAAAATGATAATGAGAGTTTCGCTATCAAAGAAGATGTATTGCATGCAGCAATTGCGATAAAACTAGGGTTAAACTTGTTTGAAATTGAGTCAAAAGATGAAAAAGCCAAGGAAGACGAGAAAAATGGAGGGTAA
- the cmr6 gene encoding type III-B CRISPR module RAMP protein Cmr6: MMFSSKNMSYIYYHEYFEGLEERREQSGLVYELGGLKSSEDQFRERNKALQDFKFDISLSPLEHLKHASKGVASVQTFSLQTIYPGLMIGTGNPHDLKSKGSIYSGFSFDYVTGLPYIPGSSVKGVLKSVFPRKEDTKDDINQQKMKYIKSLLKPELSDEEIYGLKDNIFEDNDVFLDAYPTSKNKTKQQCLALEFITPHSDIIKNPIPINCLKVKPGISFEFGFYLKDCQLSDGVKKVTVEQKIELFKSILTDVGIGAKTNVGFGQLE, from the coding sequence ATGATGTTTAGTTCAAAAAACATGTCTTATATCTACTATCATGAATATTTTGAAGGATTAGAAGAGCGGAGAGAACAATCGGGTCTAGTTTATGAACTGGGGGGATTAAAATCTAGTGAAGATCAATTTCGTGAGAGAAATAAGGCTTTGCAGGATTTTAAATTTGACATTTCTCTATCACCTCTGGAGCATTTGAAACATGCTTCAAAAGGTGTAGCAAGTGTTCAAACCTTTTCTTTGCAAACTATTTATCCTGGTCTCATGATAGGAACGGGCAATCCCCATGATTTGAAATCAAAGGGTTCTATTTATTCTGGTTTTTCTTTTGATTATGTGACTGGACTGCCCTATATACCTGGCTCCTCAGTCAAAGGGGTACTGAAAAGCGTCTTTCCTAGGAAAGAAGATACCAAAGATGATATTAATCAACAAAAGATGAAGTATATTAAGTCACTTCTTAAACCAGAACTTTCTGATGAAGAAATCTATGGCTTGAAAGATAATATTTTTGAAGATAATGATGTCTTTTTAGATGCTTATCCAACTTCTAAAAATAAAACGAAGCAACAGTGCCTAGCATTGGAATTCATTACACCTCATAGTGATATAATCAAGAATCCTATTCCAATCAATTGTCTGAAAGTTAAACCTGGAATCTCTTTTGAATTTGGCTTTTATCTGAAAGATTGTCAGCTTTCAGACGGAGTTAAGAAGGTTACGGTTGAACAAAAAATAGAGTTATTTAAAAGCATCTTGACTGATGTAGGTATTGGCGCCAAAACGAATGTTGGTTTCGGACAGTTAGAGTAG